In [Clostridium] cellulosi, one genomic interval encodes:
- a CDS encoding NADH/Ubiquinone/plastoquinone (complex I) (High confidence in function and specificity) — MQGATLVLLLLFIPAVTSIIVLFLKNRNGRSVIVTLSSCAMIAAAILLCQNILTHGTFAIETSKAEWAGIAVTIIDAAALFFTLYFGIKFKEWKIILPAIAQICAVFYLEVLKVPEEPHFIIKLDNLSLIMTLIVSIIGPLVAIFAIGYMEKHEQHQKLKQTRQHLFFAVIFLFLFAMNGISMTDNLMHLYAFWEVTTLCSFLLIGHDRNRVSFESAKRALWINSFGGLFFAVGIIFILNSVGTISISQILETGKKAPQLLVIGLMFLCCAGFVKSAQLPFQSWLLGAMVAPTPVSALLHSSTMVKAGVYVIVRFSPIFGGQTSGILVSMVGAFTFVAAAALAISQSNGKRVLAFSTISNLGLIIACAGLGGSQALTTAILLIIFHAVSKGLLFLCMGTVELKIGSRNIEDMFGIFSKMPYTTSIMILGMLSMMLPPFGVLITKWLAIEASVNVPSVMFLLVLGSAFTVAFWVKWLGAVTTVYKKGHGKIEDLPFSIKVVLGVIAAAIVVITVIMPQINNYMVLPSVIQLLNKDPAIFGTNGGLYSISEYGISGGFGGIILLTGVIVAAFIVIFVNAKANKPRIIPPYACGALSDEKGRDFIGPKDKVEKVMLHNYYLSGIFGEKKLMPVVSVISAIIILIMFGVS, encoded by the coding sequence ATGCAGGGCGCTACTCTTGTTCTATTATTGTTGTTCATTCCTGCAGTTACATCCATTATTGTACTTTTTTTGAAAAACAGGAATGGACGGTCGGTAATTGTCACTCTTTCATCATGTGCAATGATAGCAGCAGCTATCCTGTTATGTCAAAATATTCTTACTCACGGTACTTTTGCAATAGAGACAAGCAAAGCCGAATGGGCAGGCATTGCCGTTACGATCATTGATGCAGCAGCATTATTTTTCACTCTTTATTTTGGTATCAAATTTAAAGAATGGAAAATTATCCTTCCTGCGATTGCTCAGATTTGTGCGGTTTTCTATCTCGAGGTTTTAAAAGTGCCGGAAGAGCCGCACTTCATTATTAAATTAGACAACCTCTCACTCATTATGACCCTGATAGTTTCGATAATAGGACCATTGGTTGCAATTTTTGCAATCGGATATATGGAAAAACATGAGCAGCATCAAAAGCTCAAACAAACGAGACAGCATTTATTTTTTGCTGTGATATTCCTTTTCCTCTTTGCAATGAATGGTATCAGCATGACTGATAACCTGATGCATCTTTATGCTTTCTGGGAAGTAACGACGCTTTGTTCCTTCCTGCTAATTGGGCATGACCGCAATCGTGTTTCTTTTGAAAGTGCCAAACGCGCTTTATGGATAAATTCTTTCGGCGGTCTCTTTTTCGCTGTTGGAATAATATTTATATTAAACAGTGTTGGGACAATATCAATTTCGCAAATACTTGAAACCGGCAAAAAGGCGCCACAGCTCCTTGTAATCGGGCTCATGTTTTTGTGCTGTGCTGGTTTTGTCAAATCAGCACAGCTACCGTTCCAGTCATGGCTGCTCGGCGCTATGGTTGCACCGACACCGGTTTCTGCGCTGCTCCATTCATCAACGATGGTCAAGGCTGGCGTATATGTAATCGTGAGATTTTCCCCGATTTTTGGTGGACAAACCTCAGGCATACTGGTTTCGATGGTTGGCGCGTTTACTTTTGTTGCAGCGGCTGCTCTTGCCATCAGCCAAAGCAACGGCAAACGGGTTTTGGCCTTTTCGACAATATCAAACCTTGGTTTGATTATTGCCTGCGCAGGACTTGGCGGTTCACAGGCTTTAACGACGGCGATTCTTCTTATTATATTCCATGCAGTATCAAAGGGTTTGCTTTTCCTGTGCATGGGTACTGTAGAACTTAAAATCGGCAGCCGAAATATCGAAGATATGTTCGGAATATTCTCAAAAATGCCTTATACGACTTCAATCATGATACTTGGCATGCTTTCGATGATGCTGCCTCCGTTCGGTGTACTTATTACAAAATGGCTGGCAATAGAGGCTTCTGTCAATGTACCGTCTGTAATGTTCTTATTGGTGCTCGGAAGTGCATTTACAGTTGCTTTTTGGGTTAAGTGGCTCGGTGCTGTCACAACTGTTTATAAAAAAGGACACGGGAAAATCGAAGATTTACCGTTTTCGATAAAGGTTGTGCTTGGTGTTATAGCCGCAGCAATAGTTGTTATCACTGTAATAATGCCGCAAATCAATAATTATATGGTTCTGCCATCAGTGATTCAATTGCTAAATAAGGACCCAGCAATATTCGGTACAAACGGTGGTCTGTACTCCATTTCCGAGTATGGAATCTCCGGGGGCTTCGGAGGTATAATCCTGCTTACTGGGGTTATTGTGGCCGCATTTATAGTTATTTTTGTAAACGCCAAGGCAAATAAACCGAGAATAATTCCTCCATATGCTTGTGGCGCTTTAAGTGATGAAAAAGGCCGAGATTTTATTGGGCCTAAGGATAAAGTTGAAAAGGTAATGCTTCACAACTATTATCTGAGTGGTATTTTCGGCGAAAAGAAACTTATGCCAGTCGTAAGTGTTATATCAGCGATAATTATTCTCATTATGTTTGGAGTGTCCTGA
- a CDS encoding respiratory-chain NADH dehydrogenase subunit 1 (High confidence in function and specificity) → MNIEINLSTFKIIIALIVVIFAPLAGGLISGIDRKLTARMQGRQGPPIIQPFYDVIKLFGKERIAVNKMQDAYVIMYAIFNAVAAVILFTGQDLLMLVFVLAIADVSLIMGAMCVRSSYSRIGAQREIIQMMVSEPVIIFTAIGAYLVNHSFLGSYVFNNPRPLILSLPLQFVALLIVLTIKLRKSPFDFSTSHHGHQELIKGLTIEFSGFQLALINIGEWIELVLLLGLVAIFCAQPVWVGILLAAAAFFLEIVVDNISARTTWSWMLKVVGAAGIGLSAANIIWLYLK, encoded by the coding sequence ATGAATATTGAAATAAACTTATCGACGTTCAAAATAATCATTGCTCTCATAGTCGTGATTTTCGCACCTCTTGCCGGTGGTCTTATCAGCGGAATCGACAGAAAGCTGACGGCACGTATGCAGGGAAGACAGGGCCCTCCGATAATACAGCCTTTCTATGACGTGATAAAACTTTTCGGCAAAGAACGTATTGCTGTCAATAAGATGCAGGACGCTTATGTTATCATGTATGCCATTTTCAACGCTGTGGCTGCAGTCATCCTTTTTACTGGACAAGACCTGCTCATGCTGGTTTTTGTTCTTGCAATTGCCGATGTATCGCTGATTATGGGCGCAATGTGCGTAAGATCATCCTATAGCAGAATCGGCGCCCAGCGTGAAATAATTCAAATGATGGTTTCAGAGCCTGTCATAATATTTACAGCAATAGGAGCTTATCTTGTCAATCATTCATTTTTGGGATCATATGTGTTTAATAACCCAAGGCCTCTTATATTAAGCCTGCCGTTACAATTTGTCGCATTACTTATTGTTCTTACTATAAAATTGCGCAAGTCTCCATTTGACTTTTCAACTTCACACCATGGACATCAGGAGCTTATTAAAGGTTTGACAATTGAGTTTTCAGGTTTCCAGCTTGCTCTTATTAACATAGGCGAATGGATTGAACTCGTTTTATTATTAGGGCTTGTCGCGATATTCTGCGCGCAGCCTGTCTGGGTCGGAATTTTACTGGCCGCTGCAGCTTTCTTCCTTGAAATCGTCGTTGACAATATCTCTGCAAGAACAACATGGTCATGGATGCTAAAAGTCGTGGGAGCTGCTGGCATTGGGCTTTCTGCGGCCAATATAATTTGGCTCTATTTGAAGTGA
- a CDS encoding hypothetical protein (Family membership) encodes MLRSLRKTGSEKINMSFIICNIFVCLTLLSGTAVLASAGGLAKVLFSRGTVIETFFKPDNGLHGVWVTTVANKDFPSKKGLSAEEQKKEADKILDKVKDMSLNTIFLQVRPGSDALYKSSIYPWSAVLTGEQGKDPGYDPLLYFIDGAHKRGLKLFAWINPYRVQTKANLDELAETNPAKINQAWTVTTSDGQLYYDPGIPDVRKMIEDGIMEIVNNYNVDGIVFDDYFYPEKNFSDSNSYKQYGGGKSIEDFRRDNVNKLVSEVHSKIKSANPKIEFGISPVGVWANKSQSVLGCSTKGAFSSYYDQYADTRLWVKRNWVDFICPQIYWSIGDKRADYSTVLNWWSNTVKGTDVKLYVAHAVYKQGSNEEGWRSPDQIILQLREAIKYPEYKGSVFFDYADLLKNVDGGADAIAKYYKGKLSANSFGRTLEISSPKENTMTNESKINIVGYSDANYPLLINGVPADRSPDGYFCHTVNLSSGTNEIKICHKGVTKTLYVLCKAEVLRSVQPQNDITADGGSQINITATAHVNATVYATVHGTRVDMTPVDAPGYGDDSGDENPDSDYVTYMGTYTLPDATTEAQDLGKISVTALWGGLEKTLEGAHVKVNALSFKTGQSCIATIKPSSAVNKQYVETFIYADNLYRPVACPQLPGSWDYVETNSDGTPKKYFCGSMTYYRLSCGLMLYSGNLTLEAKTPAPNRIKKVVQSSADNGRYTEFTFDFTSKVTYNATTDVVWKNSGYNTSGKRNYAIDSFNANYYTIYFFNTTYAANINVKDNPIVSSASVEKVNDTTYKYTFKLKRTGKFFGTNVYYNDQGKFVLDFKNPWDGNIKNLKVSIDAGHGGVDYGAAAGNVNEKTLNLDYALTVRDLLINKYGLDPSNIYMTRTTDTLIAPTKSQDLQKRTLNMINFGSDLSICIHQNDGGGEGFETYYFQPYSQELAACVQSHLAQAYRNCGFAHKDRGYKSCTQTAYYSCRQTQFPSVLVECGFIDNANDRGFLTSKSGKDAITQALAKSIVEYANTYMR; translated from the coding sequence TTGTTAAGGTCGTTGAGAAAAACAGGCAGTGAAAAAATAAATATGAGCTTTATAATATGCAATATATTTGTCTGCTTAACTCTTTTATCTGGAACAGCTGTATTAGCTTCAGCAGGTGGACTTGCCAAGGTTCTGTTTTCAAGAGGAACGGTTATAGAAACATTTTTCAAACCGGATAACGGGCTGCATGGAGTGTGGGTAACGACAGTAGCCAATAAAGATTTTCCGTCAAAAAAAGGCTTGTCTGCCGAAGAACAGAAAAAAGAAGCAGATAAAATACTTGATAAGGTAAAAGATATGTCGCTGAATACGATATTTTTACAGGTGCGTCCGGGGTCGGACGCACTTTATAAATCGTCCATATATCCATGGTCTGCAGTGCTCACAGGAGAGCAAGGAAAAGATCCTGGTTATGACCCGCTTCTTTATTTTATCGATGGCGCGCATAAACGCGGATTGAAGTTGTTCGCATGGATAAACCCATACCGCGTGCAGACAAAGGCAAATCTGGATGAACTGGCTGAGACAAATCCGGCTAAGATAAATCAGGCATGGACTGTCACAACAAGTGACGGTCAGCTTTATTATGACCCGGGTATTCCTGACGTCAGAAAAATGATTGAAGATGGCATAATGGAAATAGTCAATAACTACAATGTTGACGGTATTGTTTTCGACGATTACTTTTATCCGGAAAAGAATTTCTCAGACAGCAATTCATATAAACAATACGGCGGAGGCAAATCCATTGAAGATTTTAGGCGAGATAATGTCAATAAGCTTGTAAGCGAAGTCCATTCAAAGATCAAAAGCGCAAATCCTAAAATTGAATTTGGGATAAGCCCTGTCGGAGTCTGGGCAAACAAAAGCCAAAGCGTTTTAGGGTGCAGCACAAAGGGCGCCTTTTCGTCCTATTATGACCAGTATGCAGATACCCGCTTGTGGGTAAAAAGGAACTGGGTCGACTTTATCTGTCCGCAGATATACTGGTCAATAGGGGATAAAAGGGCTGATTATTCAACTGTGCTCAACTGGTGGTCGAATACTGTAAAAGGGACAGATGTAAAACTCTATGTTGCTCATGCCGTTTATAAACAAGGAAGTAATGAGGAGGGCTGGAGGTCGCCTGACCAGATTATCCTGCAGCTCAGGGAAGCAATAAAATATCCAGAATACAAAGGAAGCGTATTTTTTGATTATGCTGACCTGTTAAAGAACGTTGATGGAGGCGCGGATGCAATCGCAAAATATTATAAAGGGAAATTATCGGCAAATTCGTTCGGACGTACGCTTGAGATATCGTCGCCAAAGGAAAATACAATGACCAACGAAAGCAAAATAAATATTGTAGGATATTCAGATGCGAACTATCCACTTCTCATCAACGGGGTTCCGGCAGACCGCAGCCCGGACGGTTATTTTTGCCATACAGTAAATTTATCGTCTGGTACCAATGAAATTAAAATTTGCCATAAAGGTGTGACTAAAACTCTATATGTCTTATGCAAAGCCGAAGTATTAAGATCTGTTCAGCCCCAGAACGACATAACGGCAGACGGCGGTTCTCAGATAAATATTACAGCGACGGCTCATGTAAATGCCACTGTTTATGCTACAGTACATGGCACACGAGTGGATATGACACCGGTCGACGCACCCGGTTATGGTGATGACAGCGGGGATGAGAATCCCGACAGCGATTATGTGACATATATGGGTACATATACATTGCCTGATGCAACGACGGAAGCGCAGGACCTTGGAAAGATTTCTGTTACGGCACTTTGGGGCGGATTGGAAAAAACGCTTGAAGGTGCTCATGTTAAGGTAAATGCGCTGTCGTTTAAAACTGGTCAGAGCTGTATTGCGACAATAAAACCATCGTCGGCTGTAAACAAGCAATATGTCGAAACATTTATATATGCTGATAACCTGTACCGTCCGGTGGCTTGTCCTCAGCTTCCCGGTTCATGGGACTATGTAGAGACAAATTCCGACGGGACACCGAAGAAATATTTCTGCGGAAGCATGACGTACTATCGGCTTTCATGTGGTTTAATGCTTTATTCAGGCAATTTAACGCTTGAGGCAAAAACGCCTGCTCCAAACAGAATTAAAAAAGTTGTTCAAAGCTCGGCGGATAATGGAAGATATACAGAATTCACCTTTGATTTTACGTCTAAGGTAACATATAATGCCACCACAGATGTTGTATGGAAGAACAGCGGTTATAATACAAGCGGAAAACGCAATTATGCTATAGACAGCTTTAACGCCAACTATTACACTATTTACTTCTTCAATACGACATACGCTGCTAATATTAATGTAAAAGATAATCCAATCGTAAGCTCTGCATCAGTTGAAAAAGTTAACGACACGACCTACAAATACACCTTTAAACTCAAAAGAACGGGCAAATTCTTCGGCACAAATGTCTACTATAACGATCAAGGTAAGTTTGTGCTTGATTTTAAAAACCCGTGGGACGGAAATATAAAGAATCTCAAAGTATCGATAGACGCAGGGCATGGCGGTGTCGATTATGGTGCTGCAGCCGGCAATGTTAATGAAAAGACGCTAAATCTTGATTATGCGCTTACAGTACGCGATTTACTTATAAATAAGTACGGTTTGGATCCATCTAATATTTATATGACGAGGACAACTGATACCTTAATTGCACCGACTAAGTCGCAGGACCTGCAAAAGAGAACATTAAATATGATTAATTTTGGTTCTGATCTATCGATTTGTATCCATCAAAACGACGGTGGCGGAGAAGGTTTTGAAACATATTATTTTCAGCCCTATAGCCAAGAACTTGCCGCATGCGTTCAGTCACATTTGGCGCAGGCATATAGAAATTGTGGTTTTGCCCACAAAGATAGAGGGTATAAGTCATGTACCCAAACAGCTTACTATTCCTGCCGGCAAACCCAGTTTCCGTCCGTACTTGTTGAGTGCGGGTTTATCGATAACGCAAATGACAGAGGCTTTTTAACAAGTAAATCAGGGAAAGATGCAATAACGCAGGCACTTGCCAAAAGTATAGTAGAATATGCAAATACATACATGCGTTAA